In Pueribacillus theae, the DNA window CACTGGAGCGGCTTACCCGCGGGTTTACTTCGATAACGAAATAGTGTTTACCGGACGGGTGGAGAGCAAACTGGACATTACATCCGCCTACAATGCCGAGAGAACGGACAATCTTAATGGCTGCTGAACGAAGCATCGAACTGTCTTCATCGGATAATGTCTGGGATGGGGCGACAACGAGCGAATCTCCCGTATGGATGCCAACCGGGTCAATATTCTCCATGTCACAGACGGCAATGCATGTGTCGTTTGCATCACGTACGACTTCATATTCAATTTCTTTAAAACCCGCAATACTTTTTTCAATTAAGCATTGATGAATGGGACTTGCTTTTAAGCCGCGTTTTACATACGTTTCGAGCTCTTCCTTACACTCCGCAATTCCGCCGCCTGAACCGCCAAGCGTATAAGCCGGCCTTACAATAATTGGATAGCCTACTTTTTCAGCAAATTGGAAAGCTTCTACTAGACTCGTAACAATTTCACTTTCTGGGACCGGTTCGAGAAGTTTATGCATTAATGCTCTGAATTCTTCACGATCCTCTCCTTTTATAATTGAATCAATTTGCGTTCCTAATACTGTGACATTGTATTTTTGCAATATGCCTTTACGATGCAGCTCAAGTGCAAGATTAAGTCCTGTTTGCCCTCCTACTGTGTGGAGCAAACCATCGGGCTTTTCTTTTTTGATAATCGCTTCGACACATTCAACGGTCAATGGTTCAAAGTACACCGTATCGGCAAAATCTTCATCTGTCATAATGGTTGCAGGATTGTTGTTGATCAAAACGACTTCACAGCCTTCCTCTTTCAAAGCGAGGCAGGCTTGTGTACCTGCATAGTCAAATTCAGCGGCTTGCCCAATGATAATTGGACCCGAACCGATTACTAAAACTTTTTTTATCTCTTTCTTTCTAGGCATCCTATTTTTCCACTCCAATCTATAAATAGTGGTTTTATCACGGGGCTACCGTCTAGTCAGTTCGATAGACTTTTGCCTAAATTTACTTTATTTAAAATCTGCAAGCACTTCTTGTATGAGATTAACTGCTTTGTCAATTTCACTTTTTGTTACTGTTAAAGGCGGAAGCAAACGAATGACATGAGGGCCTGCATTTAAGACGAGCAAGCCTTTTTGAATGAGAAGGGGAATCATTGGGGAAACGTCGCCTTTGCATACGATACCAATCATAAGCCCTTTGCCTCTTATCTTCTCTACAAATGGCAGTTTGCTAATTTTCTCTTCCAATTGTTTAAATAGATATTCGCCCTTTTGTTCAACTTCCGACAAGAATTCATTTTTAAATACAATATTTAATACTGCTTTTGCTGCAGCCATTGCAACTGGATTGCCGCCAAACGTAGAACCGTGGCTGCCCGGTCCAAACGCTTCAGCAAACTCTTTCTTCGCAATCATTGCTCCTACAGGAAGGCCGCTGCCCAATCCCTTTGCAGCTGTAATAATATCCGGATTAATCCCGTAATGCTGGTGGGCAAATGCCTTTCCAGTTCGGCCGATGCCTGTTTGGATTTCATCCACAATAAGAAGAATATTTTTTTCGTTGCATATTTTTTTAAGTTCATTTACGAAGGTTGCATCTGCGGGGATGATGCCTCCTTCCCCTTGAACCATTTCAAGCATAACGGCTCCAGTTTGATCATCGATTGCGTGTTTAACTGCTTCAATATCATTAAAAGGTACATATTCGAACGTCTCCAGCATCGGGCCGAATCCTATTTGGATTTTCTCTTGTCCTGTTGCTGACATCGTCGCAAATGTCCGCCCATGGAATGATTGGCGAAATGTGATAATTTTTGTTTTTCCTGTCACTTTGCGTGCCAGCTTAATGGCAGCTTCGTTTGCTTCTGCCCCGCTATTGCAAAAAAAGACATAGTCTCCCGAACAGTTGTCTACAAGCAATTGAGCGACGTCCTCTTGTATCGGAATATGATAGAGATTCGATACATGCCAGTATTTTTGGAGTTGCTCCTCAATCGCTTCCTGTACCTTTGGGTGCCTGTGCCCAAGACTGCAAACCCCTATGCCCGATCCAAAATCAAGATATGTTTTTCCGTTTACGTCTTCTACCATCGTTCCGGAGGCTTGTGACACTGAGAGTTCAAAACGCTTATACGTTGGAAATACTGCTGTCATTGTACAACCTCCACTGACTTCTTAATCACTGTTCCGACTAATTTCGCATCAGGCGTAATCTCTGAATGCTTTCCGTCTACAATCATAGCCTCTTGCAAATCCTCACTTAAACTTTCAATCGCAGCCTGAACTTTTGGCAGCATGCCACCGTAAATCGTTCCAGTGGAAATTAATTTTGTAATCTCCTGTTCCGTTACCGATTCGATCAATTTATTTTTTTTCATAATGCCGGGAACGTCTGTTACAAAAATCAGTTGTTTTGCTGACATGGCCTTAGCAATTGCTCCTGCCGCTGTATCCGCATTAATGTTGTAACGGGTGGTGTTATCTACACCAATTGCAATGGGCGCAATCACTGGAACAATGCCATTTTCAAGCAGCTGTGTTAAAAATTCAGCATTCACATCTGTAATTTCTCCGACATAGCCATACTGTTCAAAATCTTTAGGCTTTGCGGTTAAAAGCTGATAATCAGAGCCAGAAAGCCCAACTGACTGAATGCCTGCTTCATTAAGTTTCCGTATTAGCGCATTATTCACCGTCCCTGTAAGCACCATTTCAACAACGTCCATTACCGGCTCAGTCGTTTTGCGAAGACCATTCACAAATTCTGATTCGATTTGAAGTTTTCCAAGCATTTGTTTAATTGCCGGTCCGCCACCGTGAACGATGATCGGTTTTAACCCGGATTGCTTTAATGAACGAATGTTGGCAAAAAATTGATCTGACAATTCGTCAATTGTACTGCCCCCGCATTTCAGTACGATAATGTCACTCACCGTAAAAACCTCCATATAAGAAAGAACTAATAGATTAATAGAAAATACTGATTCAAAAAGGAGATTCTCCTCCATTGTGAATAGATAAGCGTATAAAATTTAATCAAATCTAACCTCTCGCTTCTAATTTTCAGAAAGAACACATTAGCGTTTTTTCTGAAAAGATAAGAAAGTATAAATTTGCTCTTTCGCAAATTTAAACTAATCCGGCCTCTGACACCTGAACTCCGAACAAGGACGCGTCAGCGTCTTTGTTCAATCACACATGCTATGAGCGATAGCTTGCATTAATTCTCACGTAATCATACGTTAAATCACAGCCCCAGGCTTTCCCTGAACCATTGCCAACGTTTAAGTCAATTGAAATTTTTATCGTTTCATTTTTCAAATATTCTGTTGCTTCTTCTTCGGAATAAGAAAGCGGTTGGCTGTCTTTTAACAACTGGATATGCCCGATTGAAGTGTCGATTGTCTCTGCATCAACGACTGCTCCGCTATACCCGATGGCAGCGATAATCCGGCCCCAGTTTGCATCTGCGCCATACACGGCTGTTTTCACAAGTGATGAACCAACAACCGTCTTCGCCACTTTTACAGCTTGGCTGTCGTCATAAGCGCCATTTACTTCGACTTCAATTAACTTAGTTGCGCCTTCGCCGTCACGCGCAATCATTTTCGCAAGATCTTCGCATGTTTGTTTCAGCAACTCAACGAATACATCCCATTCTTCATGTTCAGGTGTTAACGCTTCATTCGCTGCTTTCCCACTGGACATGACGAGTACCATATCATTCGTAGATGTATCCCCGTCGATTGTAATGCAATTAAACGTTTTGTCTGTCACTTCCTTAAGTGCAACTTGAAGCATATCAGGTTCAATTGCTGCGTCTGTCGTAATAAATGCAAGCATCGTTGCCATGTTTGGTTCGATCATGCCTGAACCTTTGGCTGAACCGGCCATTGTCACTGTTTTTCCGTTAATCGTTGTCTGGTAGCATGTTGATTTTATGACAAGATCAGTCGTAAGAATTGATTCGTTAAATTGATTCGCGCTTTTTTCAGTTGCTTCGGGATTTAATTTTTTTATCCCAGGAATAATTTTTTCCATTGGCATATCCAGGCCGATAATACCCGTGGACGCAACAGCAACATAATGCTCAGGAAGGGAAAATTGCTCAGCAGTTGCTCTTCTCATCAAATAGGCGTCGTTCTCACCCTGTTTGCCTGTACAGGCATTCGCATTTCCACTATTGACGATAACCGCTTGAATTTTGCCCTCCTCTGCAATGCTTTCTTTCGTTACTTTCAAAGGAGCAGCCTGAATAACATTTAATGTATAAACCGCTGCGGCGCTTGCAGGCGATTCACAATAAATAACGCCTAAATCATTTCGTTTTCTTTTGACCCCTGTATGAATCCCTGCCGCTTTAAAACCGGCCGGTGTTACAATGGTCCCTTTTTCTATCTTCGTAATTTCTTTATGAATCGTTAGCACTATAAATTCTCCCTTCGGATCGATTAACTACGGATAAACTGGAACGAAGTCCAACCCCGTTTTTTCGTCTAATCCGAGCATCATGTTCATGTTTTGAACAGCCTGGCCTGCTGCGCCTTTCATAAGATTATCAATCACAGAAACGACCATAATTCTGTTTGTGCGTTCATCGTAGGCAAGCGAGATATCGCAAAAATTCGAACCATAAACTTCCTTTGTACTTGGAAATGTCCCTTTTTCTCTTATCCTTATAAAATAACAGCCTTCATAAGTTTCACGATATAAATCAAAAAGCTGATCAATATTCGTATCTATGGAAGCCGAAGCATAGATCGTTGCCATGATGCCGCGTGTCATTGGAATCAGGTGAGTGCTGAAAGTAACTGCCCGAACACCGGGGTTCCAACCGGAAAGCACTTGTTCGATTTCTGGAATATGCTGGTGTTCATTTACTTTATAAATTTTAAGGTTTTCATTTGTTTCGGAAAAATGGGTAACCGGCGATACATTCCTGCCCGCACCACTAACACCTGATTTGGCATCAATAATAATCGACTTTTCGTCAATTAATTTGTTTTTAACCAACGGAGCCAGCCCTAGAAGGGTTGCCGTCGGATAACACCCTGGATTGGAAATGAGCTTTGCTTCCTTCAAATCTGTGTCAAGCCATTCTGTCAGGCCATATACCGCTTCGTTCAGCCAGTGCTCTTCAGCCGCTTCTTTTTTATACCATTTTTTATACACTTCACGATTTTTAATCCGGAAATCACCGGACAAGTCGATCACTTTTACATTCTGATTCATCAATTGCGGCACGAGATTTGCAGCTACGCCTGAAGGTGTCGCTAGAAAAACGAAATCAGCTTCGTTTCCGATCTTCTCTATATGAATATCTTCAAGAACTTGAGCTGTAATGCTTTGCAGATGAGGATAACTTTCAATGACCCGATTCCCTTGTTGGCTCGAAGAATGAAAGGAATGAATGGAAACTTCCGGATGCTGGTGTAAGATTCGTACTAATTCCGCTCCCCCATAACCGGTGACTCCGATAATTGCTGCTTTCATTTATTCATCCACGCCCTTCATTTTTCTTAATATCTTTTATTATAGACTGTATAAAAATAAAATCAATAGTATATTTATAAATTTCTTATACTTTTTTCGAGCCTGAATTTGAGTATTATATACCCTTATACCTTCTGTTTAAACAGCAAAATTTCAATCATAAAAAGGGTTAAAAAATGGAAACTCTGTTACTTGTTTTTACCGGAAGAATGAAAAACAGAGGAGATTTATACGTTTTTAGGGTGTTTCGGGAAGAAATCGGAAAGGATACAACACTCATAAAGCCACGCTTTATTTTACATCTCATCGATGATTTCTTTCAAAACTACGGCTTGATTATGCGCTTCATCCTTTGCAGCATATAACAAAGTAACGTTTTGTTCTTCTAATCTTTCTTTAAGTTCAATTAAACTTCTTCGCTGTTCTTCATTTTTTGCAAGTTCTGCTTTGTAACGTTGGCTGAATTCGGGGAACTTTTTTGGCTCGTGAGAAAACCATTTCCTTAATTCATGGCTTGGAGCAATTTCTTTCATCCAAGCATCGAGATTTGCCTTTTCTTTAGAGAGACCGCGCGGCCATATTCGATCAACCAACACACGGTATCCATCATCCTCAGCAGCATCGCCATAGATTCTTTTTATTTTAATTTTATGTACCAAGAGTCTCATTCCCTCCGTTGATTTGTTGCAAAAGTTTTGTTTTCCTTAAGTATAATAAAGAAATTATAGGTTGACTAAACGAAAAAACAATGTTATCTTTTCCCTATCTTAATGAGTTTAAAATTACATACTGTTTTACTTAGGAGGAGTCTGTCACTGACAGGCTCCTTTTGTCTTTTTTAGGGTTTTCCACCTTTTTCCAAAAAATAACCAGATCGAAGGGGGATTATTTTGTCACCTGTATTTTTAATCTTTGTGCCAATGTTGGCAGCAATTCTTGTACCTTTTCTCTTTAAAAAAATCAAAAATATGCATACTGGATGGTTTGTGTTGGCCATTCCATTGGCATTGTTTATTGTGTATGCTTCTTTTGTTCCAGTAACGATGAAAGGGGAGTTCATCGTTTCCGAGCTTCAATGGATTCCTTCTCTTGGGATTAATTTTATTTCGTATATTGATGGGCTCAGCCTTCTCTTCTCTCTTTTAATTACCGGGATCGGCTCATTAGTCGTGCTTTATTCTATTTATTATTTAGATAAAAACCGTGAGTCATTACATAATTTTTACGTATTTCTGCTTATGTTCATGACTGCAATGCTTGGTGTTGTCCAATCTGAAAATTTAATTGCTCTTTACTTGTTTTGGGAACTTACTTCGATTTCATCATTCTTATTGATTGGCTATTGGTTTACACGGGATCGTTCGCGTTTCGGTGCGTTGAAATCAATGCTGATTACCGTCTTTGGCGGTCTTTTAATGCTCGGTGGATTTATTCTTTTAGGAATTATGGGCCATACGTTTTCCATCAGGGAATTAATCGGACAAACCCCTGAACTTGCATCAAATCCTCTATTTATTTTGGCTCTCGTTCTCGTGTTGTTCGGTGCTTTTACAAAGTCTGCTCAATTTCCGTTTTATATTTGGCTGCCGGATGCAATGGAAGCCCCGACGCCTGTTAGTGCTTATTTGCACTCAGCCACGATGGTAAAAGCTGGGCTATATTTGGTCGCAAGGCTAACTCCAATTTTCGCCGTTTCTAGTACGTGGATTTGGCTTGTTACGGGCATCGGCTTATTTACTTTATTCTGGGGGTCGCTATTTGCGGCGAAACAAAAAGATTTGAAAGCGATCTTGGCTTTTTCAACCGTCTCTCAATTGGGTCTCATTATGTCGCTTTTAGGAGCAGGTTCGATTGCCTACCACGTTGACAATGCGGCAAATTCCGTTTTCAAATTTGCAGCTTTTGCGGCCATTTTCCATCTCATTAACCATGCAACGTTTAAAGGCAGCTTATTTATGATTGCAGGAATTGTTGACCATGAAACAGGCACACGGGACATCCGTAAGCTTGGCGGATTAATGAGCATTATGCCGGTAAGCTTTACGATTGCGCTGATTGGCTCTTTTTCAATGGCCGGGCTGCCGCCATTTAATGGGTTTTTGAGTAAGGAAATGTTTCTAACGGCCATACTGGCTTTAAGTGATTTCAATCTTTTTTCGTTCGATGGATTGGGAAGTTTATTCATTGTTTTTGCTTGGGTTGCAAGCGTATTCACTTTTGTTTACAGTTTTTACTTTCTTTTCCATACTTTTGCAGGTAAACATAAGCCGGAAGAATTGCCTAAACAAGCTCATGAAGCGCCTTTTGGCATGCTTTTGCCGGCTGGCATTTTAGGGTTGTTTGTTATCATGATCTTCTTTATCCCAAATGTTGTCGGCAATGCTTTTATTAAACCTGCTGTCGCGGCCATTCAGCCGTTTTTGTATCAAACCCCATCTGACATCGACATTACGATTTCCGCATGGCATGGGTTCAATACGGAATTTTTTATGACGGTTGGCATTTTCCTGCTTGGCGGCTTGTTATTCTGGACTCTTGAGAAGTGGCGGAAAGCATACGATCTTGTTCCAAATTCCCTTAACTCTTTATACGATGGGATGCGTTATATGAGCGAAACTGGGGCAAACCGTTTTTCCAATTGGTATATGACAGGCTATATCCGTACGTATCTTATTTACATTTTTACTTTTCTCATTGCCGCTGTTACAGGGACATTGCTTCTAAAAAATGCTTTTGTCATTGATTTTGAAAGTGTGTCTTCCATTAGCATTTACACGATTATCGTTATTGTTATTTTAATCGCCGCTACAACAGCGATTTTATTTGCGAGGTCTAGGCTGACTGCCATTATTAGCCTTGGGGCTGTCGGCTTTAGCGTGGCGCTATTATTCGTTATTTTCAAAGCGCCGGATTTGGCTTTAACCCAGCTCGTTATTGAAACGGTTTCTGTGGCGCTCTTTTTGCTTGCGTTTTACCACTTGCCGGAGATAAGCCGAAATGAAGTTCGGATGAGGTTCAGATTGCGGAATGCTCTGATCGCATTTGGTGTCGGTGTGACCGTCACATTGGTCGCTTTAGCTTCCTTTGCGCAAAAAGCGTTTCCTTCGATTTCGGAGTTTTATAAGGAAACGGTCGAAACTGAAGCCGGAGGCGGGAATATTGTTAACGTGATCCTTGTCGACTACCGTGGTTTTGATACATTGTTCGAGATTACCGTTTTGGCAATCGCCGGAATCGGGATTTATGGAATGATTAAACTTCGTTTGTCCAGAAAGGAGAATAAGCTTGAAAACAAATGATGTCATCTTAAAGACAGGGACGAAAGTCGTCTCATTTATGATTTTTCTCTTTTCGATTCATATCTTTTTTGCAGGCCACTATACACCGGGCGGTGGATTCGTTGGAGGGCTTTTAGCTTCAAGCGCAATTGTGCTTCTGTTGCTCGCCTTTGATATTAAAACAGTTAAAAAAATATTGCCGGTCAACTATATTACAATCACTGCAGCCGGCATCATTATCTCTATCTTAACAGCATCGGCAGCTGTCTTTTTCAATAAGTCGTTTTTCACTCACTTTTTTGACTATTTTCACTTGCCTCTTTTAGGTAAAACATCACTGCATACGGCGACGTTGTTCGATCTTGGTGTCTATTTAGTCGTTGTCGGCGTTACGATGACCATTATTCAGACGATTGGAGAGGATGAATAATGGAAATCATAATGGCTTTTGTAATCGGCTTCCTATTTATGGCTGCCACCTACCTTTTTTTAACGAAAAGTTTGTTGAGAGTGATTATAGGCACAGGATTGATTAGCCATGGCGCTCATTTGCTTATTCTTACGATGGGTGGGCTCGGAGGAAAAATTCCTCCTGTTTTGACAAATGGAGCCGCTAATGGTGATTACGCCGATCCTTTGCCTCAAGCGCTTATTTTAACAGCGATTGTGATTAGTTTC includes these proteins:
- a CDS encoding acetylornithine transaminase, with translation MTAVFPTYKRFELSVSQASGTMVEDVNGKTYLDFGSGIGVCSLGHRHPKVQEAIEEQLQKYWHVSNLYHIPIQEDVAQLLVDNCSGDYVFFCNSGAEANEAAIKLARKVTGKTKIITFRQSFHGRTFATMSATGQEKIQIGFGPMLETFEYVPFNDIEAVKHAIDDQTGAVMLEMVQGEGGIIPADATFVNELKKICNEKNILLIVDEIQTGIGRTGKAFAHQHYGINPDIITAAKGLGSGLPVGAMIAKKEFAEAFGPGSHGSTFGGNPVAMAAAKAVLNIVFKNEFLSEVEQKGEYLFKQLEEKISKLPFVEKIRGKGLMIGIVCKGDVSPMIPLLIQKGLLVLNAGPHVIRLLPPLTVTKSEIDKAVNLIQEVLADFK
- the argB gene encoding acetylglutamate kinase; this encodes MSDIIVLKCGGSTIDELSDQFFANIRSLKQSGLKPIIVHGGGPAIKQMLGKLQIESEFVNGLRKTTEPVMDVVEMVLTGTVNNALIRKLNEAGIQSVGLSGSDYQLLTAKPKDFEQYGYVGEITDVNAEFLTQLLENGIVPVIAPIAIGVDNTTRYNINADTAAGAIAKAMSAKQLIFVTDVPGIMKKNKLIESVTEQEITKLISTGTIYGGMLPKVQAAIESLSEDLQEAMIVDGKHSEITPDAKLVGTVIKKSVEVVQ
- the argJ gene encoding bifunctional ornithine acetyltransferase/N-acetylglutamate synthase; translation: MVLTIHKEITKIEKGTIVTPAGFKAAGIHTGVKRKRNDLGVIYCESPASAAAVYTLNVIQAAPLKVTKESIAEEGKIQAVIVNSGNANACTGKQGENDAYLMRRATAEQFSLPEHYVAVASTGIIGLDMPMEKIIPGIKKLNPEATEKSANQFNESILTTDLVIKSTCYQTTINGKTVTMAGSAKGSGMIEPNMATMLAFITTDAAIEPDMLQVALKEVTDKTFNCITIDGDTSTNDMVLVMSSGKAANEALTPEHEEWDVFVELLKQTCEDLAKMIARDGEGATKLIEVEVNGAYDDSQAVKVAKTVVGSSLVKTAVYGADANWGRIIAAIGYSGAVVDAETIDTSIGHIQLLKDSQPLSYSEEEATEYLKNETIKISIDLNVGNGSGKAWGCDLTYDYVRINASYRS
- the argC gene encoding N-acetyl-gamma-glutamyl-phosphate reductase, with translation MKAAIIGVTGYGGAELVRILHQHPEVSIHSFHSSSQQGNRVIESYPHLQSITAQVLEDIHIEKIGNEADFVFLATPSGVAANLVPQLMNQNVKVIDLSGDFRIKNREVYKKWYKKEAAEEHWLNEAVYGLTEWLDTDLKEAKLISNPGCYPTATLLGLAPLVKNKLIDEKSIIIDAKSGVSGAGRNVSPVTHFSETNENLKIYKVNEHQHIPEIEQVLSGWNPGVRAVTFSTHLIPMTRGIMATIYASASIDTNIDQLFDLYRETYEGCYFIRIREKGTFPSTKEVYGSNFCDISLAYDERTNRIMVVSVIDNLMKGAAGQAVQNMNMMLGLDEKTGLDFVPVYP
- a CDS encoding DUF488 domain-containing protein; the encoded protein is MVHKIKIKRIYGDAAEDDGYRVLVDRIWPRGLSKEKANLDAWMKEIAPSHELRKWFSHEPKKFPEFSQRYKAELAKNEEQRRSLIELKERLEEQNVTLLYAAKDEAHNQAVVLKEIIDEM
- a CDS encoding Na+/H+ antiporter subunit A, whose product is MSPVFLIFVPMLAAILVPFLFKKIKNMHTGWFVLAIPLALFIVYASFVPVTMKGEFIVSELQWIPSLGINFISYIDGLSLLFSLLITGIGSLVVLYSIYYLDKNRESLHNFYVFLLMFMTAMLGVVQSENLIALYLFWELTSISSFLLIGYWFTRDRSRFGALKSMLITVFGGLLMLGGFILLGIMGHTFSIRELIGQTPELASNPLFILALVLVLFGAFTKSAQFPFYIWLPDAMEAPTPVSAYLHSATMVKAGLYLVARLTPIFAVSSTWIWLVTGIGLFTLFWGSLFAAKQKDLKAILAFSTVSQLGLIMSLLGAGSIAYHVDNAANSVFKFAAFAAIFHLINHATFKGSLFMIAGIVDHETGTRDIRKLGGLMSIMPVSFTIALIGSFSMAGLPPFNGFLSKEMFLTAILALSDFNLFSFDGLGSLFIVFAWVASVFTFVYSFYFLFHTFAGKHKPEELPKQAHEAPFGMLLPAGILGLFVIMIFFIPNVVGNAFIKPAVAAIQPFLYQTPSDIDITISAWHGFNTEFFMTVGIFLLGGLLFWTLEKWRKAYDLVPNSLNSLYDGMRYMSETGANRFSNWYMTGYIRTYLIYIFTFLIAAVTGTLLLKNAFVIDFESVSSISIYTIIVIVILIAATTAILFARSRLTAIISLGAVGFSVALLFVIFKAPDLALTQLVIETVSVALFLLAFYHLPEISRNEVRMRFRLRNALIAFGVGVTVTLVALASFAQKAFPSISEFYKETVETEAGGGNIVNVILVDYRGFDTLFEITVLAIAGIGIYGMIKLRLSRKENKLENK
- a CDS encoding Na(+)/H(+) antiporter subunit B translates to MKTNDVILKTGTKVVSFMIFLFSIHIFFAGHYTPGGGFVGGLLASSAIVLLLLAFDIKTVKKILPVNYITITAAGIIISILTASAAVFFNKSFFTHFFDYFHLPLLGKTSLHTATLFDLGVYLVVVGVTMTIIQTIGEDE
- a CDS encoding Na(+)/H(+) antiporter subunit C, encoding MEIIMAFVIGFLFMAATYLFLTKSLLRVIIGTGLISHGAHLLILTMGGLGGKIPPVLTNGAANGDYADPLPQALILTAIVISFGVTAFILVLAYRAYQELGTDNMDMLKGDDNNE